AAGTATCTGTGGAAGGTTCCGTAAGTGGATCTTGGGAGATTTTGCTAAGGTGAGCCAGTACTCTCGTCATGCTCTGGCAGGTTGCCTTCTCTCAGGTAAGAGTGGATATAGGAATGGAGCTAGGCCTCCCACTGGAGTCCTACTGAAGAAACTTTAcccctttttctcatttcctacCCACAGCTTAAACTGTACTTTAAGGATCCACCATGTTGGTTCCCCATACTCCAGCCAAGCCCTGGGTCACTTGGTGCCCTGTGTTCATCAGCATCACCATTAAGGGCTACAGGCCAGGGTCTCTCACATTGGCTAACAGGCTTCTTTGACGGACAAAGGTTCTCACGGCTTCCTTTTCTCggcccaccccccaaccccatcctAATCAGAGACAAAGCAGAAATAGGCTTTTCAGATTCAAGGGGTCCTAATACTTTCTGAAGAAATCCCAACAAGGAATAGGCAAATTTCTAATCTGTACTAGAAATTAATGGTAAGGACCATTGTAAAACTGGAACATGGTCGTCCAGGATAGACTACACTTCAGTAGCTAGTACTCTGACATCCGCAtcagaaataaattacataatattATGGCagaattcaaaatgttttatcagtaatttttagaaataaagtcaCAGTGGTGGGAACTTAACTGAAGCATTTAAGCTTCCACCTTAAATCCTAATTTACTCCAAAAAAGGTAGTTTCTAACAGATGCTGAGTAGAAGTCACAATAGTAGTTTCTGTGGGGGGGAGTAATGGCCAGGAGGGGGCATGAGGGAGCCAGCTAGGGagctggaaatgttttatatcccAATCTGGACGGTTATGCGAGTgtagtttgtaaaaaaaaaaaatcagtcaagtcTGCAGGATTTGTAGAGTTTATTATATGTAAGATATATCTTCATATAGAAAGCCTCTAAACACAAAAGAcaaaggagctttaaaaaaaaaaaaaggttaggttTTATATTCTTAAACTCATTAGATACCAAATTCAAGACATAGATTATAGTTACATTGCAAATGTTATCCTTTTGAAAAAAACTAATATTGACTTAAATGAtgaatttaaatgcatttattggtgattaaaaataatacttaagcAGAGTAGTATTTTAAGCCagacagagcaaagaaaattcttgtttaatatatatatatattttaaaattccagtaatattttcttaaattcctgttaaaaatataatcaatattaAAGTCAGCAAAATGCTTTCTTTTGACTGACGCCTGGATTATTTTACCACTTAACCTGGttacacagtgattttttttttttctgtcagatgTAACTGACAACCAGTTTAGTCTTTTAAGATACATGAAGTGATAACTCACATTGTAGCATCTTGTGGAAAATATTCAAActacatttaaaatgcttttttaaaatggagaCGTCTATTATTCCACAAGAAATTGTTTCTGTAAAACTACAGGTTGGCTATGGCAATAGTAACTAAACTACATCCAACCCTGAAGGTAGAAAAATCcctgaaaagaaatacacagcCTAGTTATAATATGCAATATAAaggttattttgtattttaaaaattctcccatTTTGGAGAAAGCCAAACCTTCCCATAGTTCCCTTTACTAGGCAGTGCCACATAAAATTAGTTAACATTATTATGATCATGGCTTACGATTAAATTCAATTTGACAAACACCTATATATAGCAGCCCTCGTTTGGATGTCGGTTCTGACAATATTTGCAGTTCCATTAAAGAATACTTGCTTATCAAATTTGGTACAAAGCATGAACACTCAGGACAATTGGCACGATACATGCAGTTCGAGAACTCTCTTATCTCAAGCCAGTCATCACTGAATTAGCCGTATTTCTAGTCCCGCTTTCCAAATCTCTCCTTGTAGCATAACTGATGCTTACATGCTCCTTAAAACACATCTTCCAGAATAAGAAAAGGACGCTTTAAAAACCAGTCATCTGAATGCATGATGGAAATGAGGCAGGATAGCAGAGCCGGTGCCAGCTGGGAAAacatgggggatgggggggagggggagctggccCAGGCTCATAGTGCTCATGGCTAGTGAGGGATCTTGTTGCTGCTGCCCCAGACAGCTTAACCTGTGGGGCAGAgactccccaggccccagggtgAGAGTGCCATTCCCAAAGGCGTTTTGGGTAGCAGGAGGGGGCAGCTGCCAGAAGCCCAACAGGGGGGAAATGTCCAGAGAGGCAGGTATCGTTAGGTTCACAGCATCTGCAGGTAGCTCCTTGGGCAGGCTCACTTTACCAGCGCTTCCCTTAGCCGGATCGAAACCTGGGTTGAGCTTGTGAGGTGACTGAGGCTCTTGCAGAGGCAAGTCCTCAAGCAAATTGATATTGCAAAATCCTTTAGTATCTGCTTTGAGGGGCAGGCTTGCAAGTGGGGAGTATGAGGTAGAACTGGTGTTGTACTTGTGATTCTGGAGGGGCGCgggaggggagctgggagagGTTACGGGGTGGAGGGGGGCCAGGGGCTCCGGCAGCGCCTGTACAGGCTGGGAGGCTGGATCCGAGGGGTTGTGGGCGTGGCCGTGTACCTCAGCGGGCAGGCCGCTGGCGAGCCCGTTCTGCGCGTGCGCGGGAGCccccagagggaagggagacagCGGGGCGGCCTTCAGCTGAAACTGGGGAGAGATGGAGTGGAAGGTGCT
The sequence above is a segment of the Prionailurus bengalensis isolate Pbe53 chromosome B2, Fcat_Pben_1.1_paternal_pri, whole genome shotgun sequence genome. Coding sequences within it:
- the PLAGL1 gene encoding zinc finger protein PLAGL1 isoform X1, which encodes MATYPCQLCGKTFLTLEKFTIHNYSHSRERPYKCLQPDCGKAFISRYKLMRHMATHSPQKSHQCAHCEKTFNRKDHLKNHLQTHDPNKMAFGCEECGKKYNTMLGYKRHLALHAASSGDLTCGVCALELGSTEVLLDHLKAHAEEKPPSGTKEKKHQCDHCERCFYTRKDVRRHLVVHTGCKDFLCQFCAQRFGRKDHLTRHTKKTHSQELMKESLQSGDLLSTFHSISPQFQLKAAPLSPFPLGAPAHAQNGLASGLPAEVHGHAHNPSDPASQPVQALPEPLAPLHPVTSPSSPPAPLQNHKYNTSSTSYSPLASLPLKADTKGFCNINLLEDLPLQEPQSPHKLNPGFDPAKGSAGKVSLPKELPADAVNLTIPASLDISPLLGFWQLPPPATQNAFGNGTLTLGPGESLPHRLSCLGQQQQDPSLAMSTMSLGQLPLPPIPHVFPAGTGSAILPHFHHAFR
- the PLAGL1 gene encoding zinc finger protein PLAGL1 isoform X2, with amino-acid sequence MWESRKQSSWHMATHSPQKSHQCAHCEKTFNRKDHLKNHLQTHDPNKMAFGCEECGKKYNTMLGYKRHLALHAASSGDLTCGVCALELGSTEVLLDHLKAHAEEKPPSGTKEKKHQCDHCERCFYTRKDVRRHLVVHTGCKDFLCQFCAQRFGRKDHLTRHTKKTHSQELMKESLQSGDLLSTFHSISPQFQLKAAPLSPFPLGAPAHAQNGLASGLPAEVHGHAHNPSDPASQPVQALPEPLAPLHPVTSPSSPPAPLQNHKYNTSSTSYSPLASLPLKADTKGFCNINLLEDLPLQEPQSPHKLNPGFDPAKGSAGKVSLPKELPADAVNLTIPASLDISPLLGFWQLPPPATQNAFGNGTLTLGPGESLPHRLSCLGQQQQDPSLAMSTMSLGQLPLPPIPHVFPAGTGSAILPHFHHAFR
- the PLAGL1 gene encoding zinc finger protein PLAGL1 isoform X3, which gives rise to MATHSPQKSHQCAHCEKTFNRKDHLKNHLQTHDPNKMAFGCEECGKKYNTMLGYKRHLALHAASSGDLTCGVCALELGSTEVLLDHLKAHAEEKPPSGTKEKKHQCDHCERCFYTRKDVRRHLVVHTGCKDFLCQFCAQRFGRKDHLTRHTKKTHSQELMKESLQSGDLLSTFHSISPQFQLKAAPLSPFPLGAPAHAQNGLASGLPAEVHGHAHNPSDPASQPVQALPEPLAPLHPVTSPSSPPAPLQNHKYNTSSTSYSPLASLPLKADTKGFCNINLLEDLPLQEPQSPHKLNPGFDPAKGSAGKVSLPKELPADAVNLTIPASLDISPLLGFWQLPPPATQNAFGNGTLTLGPGESLPHRLSCLGQQQQDPSLAMSTMSLGQLPLPPIPHVFPAGTGSAILPHFHHAFR